One Chordicoccus furentiruminis DNA window includes the following coding sequences:
- the purE gene encoding 5-(carboxyamino)imidazole ribonucleotide mutase, producing MAKVSIVMGSDSDMPVMAKTAAALDELGISYEMRIISAHREPDVFFEYAKTAEERGIRVIIAGAGMAAHLPGMCAALFPLPVIGIPMHTTSLGGRDSLYSIVQMPSGIPVATVAINGAKNAALLAAKILAVSDEDLLNRLKAYSEKMKAEVEAKDERLQQDGYRQYGK from the coding sequence ATGGCAAAGGTCAGTATCGTGATGGGATCCGATTCGGATATGCCGGTGATGGCGAAGACGGCGGCTGCGCTGGATGAGCTGGGCATCAGCTACGAGATGCGCATCATCTCCGCCCACAGGGAACCGGACGTCTTCTTCGAGTACGCGAAAACGGCGGAGGAGAGGGGCATCAGGGTGATCATCGCCGGCGCGGGGATGGCCGCGCATCTCCCGGGGATGTGCGCCGCGCTGTTCCCGCTTCCGGTTATCGGGATTCCGATGCATACCACTTCGCTGGGGGGCCGTGACAGCCTTTATTCCATCGTGCAGATGCCGAGCGGCATCCCGGTGGCGACGGTCGCGATCAACGGCGCGAAGAATGCGGCGCTGCTGGCGGCGAAGATCCTCGCGGTTTCCGACGAGGATCTGCTGAACCGCCTGAAGGCGTACTCGGAGAAGATGAAGGCCGAGGTTGAGGCGAAGGACGAGCGGCTGCAGCAGGACGGATACAGACAGTACGGAAAGTGA